The following are from one region of the Rhodothermales bacterium genome:
- a CDS encoding Wzz/FepE/Etk N-terminal domain-containing protein, which yields MEANNNMSESWWNMLGVLYRWRRFIVIVTGVMAVLSVIISLMLPLWYKASSRLLLPESSGGGLASALLGDLGSAAKSLLGGSSGDYVRFMAILDSRAVKISVIEEFDLINVYDVAGKKAPLEEAIEALEDNVEFVVDDEYDFMSIEVYDRDPVRAAAMSNFYLSQLDSINNRLNRQTAGNFRAYVEERYERAADERQTLLDSLQQFQERYGVFNLEAQTEAFFTQIAEVRANAVQVELQYEALRRQFGDDNQQVQQLASLVSAADALYRDMLQGREAVLPVDLDAAPAMVRAYADIAMERLIQETILEMVAPILEQARFEEERQQQALQIVDEAVPPHRKAKPKRAIVVISATLSAFILAVLYALMTDWWRRRHAVFTERLRTAAASRGHGQ from the coding sequence ATGGAAGCCAACAACAACATGTCCGAATCGTGGTGGAACATGCTGGGCGTGCTTTACCGCTGGCGCCGCTTCATCGTCATCGTGACGGGCGTCATGGCGGTGCTGTCCGTCATCATCAGCCTCATGCTGCCCCTCTGGTACAAGGCGTCCTCCCGCCTCCTCCTGCCTGAATCCAGCGGTGGCGGCCTGGCCAGTGCCCTCCTGGGCGACCTGGGCTCGGCGGCCAAGTCGCTGCTCGGCGGCAGCAGCGGGGATTATGTCCGTTTCATGGCCATCCTGGACAGCCGCGCCGTCAAGATTTCCGTGATTGAAGAGTTCGACTTGATCAACGTCTACGACGTCGCAGGAAAGAAGGCCCCGCTTGAGGAAGCCATCGAAGCACTGGAAGACAACGTGGAATTCGTGGTGGACGACGAATACGATTTCATGTCCATCGAGGTGTACGACCGGGATCCCGTACGGGCGGCCGCCATGTCCAATTTCTATCTGTCGCAGCTCGACAGCATCAACAACCGTTTGAACCGGCAGACGGCGGGCAATTTCCGGGCGTATGTTGAGGAGCGATACGAACGCGCAGCGGACGAGCGCCAGACCCTGCTCGATTCGCTCCAACAGTTCCAGGAGCGCTACGGCGTGTTCAACCTGGAAGCGCAGACGGAGGCGTTCTTTACCCAGATAGCCGAGGTCCGGGCCAACGCCGTCCAGGTGGAACTGCAGTATGAGGCCCTGCGTCGGCAATTCGGAGACGACAACCAGCAGGTCCAGCAGCTCGCATCGCTGGTCTCGGCGGCCGATGCCCTGTACCGGGACATGTTGCAGGGACGCGAGGCGGTCCTGCCCGTCGACCTGGATGCTGCACCGGCCATGGTGCGCGCCTACGCGGACATCGCCATGGAGCGCCTCATCCAGGAAACCATCCTGGAAATGGTCGCCCCCATCCTGGAACAGGCACGCTTTGAAGAGGAGCGCCAACAACAGGCCCTGCAGATCGTGGACGAAGCGGTGCCTCCGCATCGCAAGGCAAAACCGAAACGCGCCATTGTCGTGATTTCCGCGACCCTTTCGGCCTTCATCCTGGCCGTCCTCTATGCGCTGATGACCGATTGGTGGCGGCGGCGTCACGCGGTGTTCACCGAGCGGCTGCGCACGGCGGCGGCCAGCCGGGGCCATGGCCAATAG